From Oncorhynchus mykiss isolate Arlee chromosome 6, USDA_OmykA_1.1, whole genome shotgun sequence, the proteins below share one genomic window:
- the LOC110506109 gene encoding ribonuclease inhibitor-like has translation MTIILTSLKCPHSKLETLRLNRCSLTKKCCEVLASALKASLSSLTKLDLSHDDLHDTGVKWLSAGLQNPNCKLEILRLSFCGVTEEDCNYLASALGSNPSHLRELDLSFNHPGESGLKVLSARLEDPHYRLEKLDVDHNEEFWVKPWLFRKYACKLTLDPDTEHRRLSPSERTEQVRVMENNQQYPAHPERFEHWPQVLCKDGLTGRCYWEVQWNRIETKIWVYSGTGLRLRSGCTVEQD, from the coding sequence ATGACAATCATCCTTACTTCATTGAAATGTCCACACTCTAAATTGGAGACACTAAGGCTAAACAGATGTTCCCTGACCAAGAAATGTTGTGAAGTGTTGGCATCAGCTCTCAAGGCAAGCCTCTCTTCCCTGACAAAACTGGACCTGAGTCACGATGACCTGCACGATACAGGAGTGAAATGGCTCTCCGCTGGTCTGCAGAATCCAAACTGTAAACTAGAGATACTAAGGCTATCATTCTGTGGTGTGACAGAGGAGGACTGTAATTATCTGGCATCAGCTCTGGGGtccaacccctcccatctaagagagctggacctgagcttCAATCACCCAGGAGAATCAGGCTTGAAGGTTCTTTCAGCTAGACTGGAGGATCCACACTATAGACTGGAGAAACTCGACGTGGACCATAATGAAGAGTTCTGGGTGAAACCATGGCTATTTAGGAAGTATGCTTGCAAGCTCACACTGGACCCAGACACAGAACACAGACGCCTCTCTCCCTCTGAGAGGACCGAACAGGTGAGGGTGATGGAAAATAATCAACAATATCCTGCTCATCCAGAGAGGTTTGAACACTGGCCACAGGTGCTGTGTAAAGACGGTTTGACTGGGCGATGTTACTGGGAGGTACAGTGGAACAGGATTGAGACTAAGATCTGGGTGTACAGTGGAACAGGATTGAGACTAAGATCGGGGTGTACAGTGGAACAGGATTGA